A DNA window from Primulina tabacum isolate GXHZ01 chromosome 12, ASM2559414v2, whole genome shotgun sequence contains the following coding sequences:
- the LOC142520525 gene encoding anaphase-promoting complex subunit 8-like, giving the protein MSSKETCRTELRAAVRHLSDRGLYTASKWAAEQLMGIEQDPSKHTPSHTRFQRGSSSIRRRFRSTNAGDSSTTPSAGMSYVATPTMMGMEEYDYDPIDGDIYLLAKSYFDCKEYRRAAHVLRDQTGKKAVFLCFYSLYLAGEKRKEEEMIELEGPLGKSDAVNRELVSLEKELSTLHKNGTIDPFGLYVYGLVLKEKGSENIARSVLAESVNNYPWNWSAWSELQVLCTTSEALNSLNLNNHWMKDFFLASAYQELRMLNESLAKYEYLQGTFTCSNYIQAQIAKAQYNLREFEQVEIIFEELLRNDPYRIEDMDMYSNVLYAKECFSALSYLAHRVFLTDKYRPESCCIIGNYYSLKGQHEKSVVYFRRALKLNKNYLSAWTLMGHEYVEMKNTSAAIDAYRRAVDINCCDFRAWYGLGQAYEMMGMPFYALHYFKKSVFLQPNDSRLWIAMAQCYETEQLHMLEEAIKCYKRAANCNDREAIALHQLAKLHCELGHTEEAAFYYKKDLERMEAEEREGPNMVEALMFLAQHCKNQEKFDEAELYCARLLDYTGPEKETAKNLLRGIRYSRDVEHFPP; this is encoded by the exons ATGTCCTCTAAAGAAACCTGCCGTACTGAGCTTCGCGCCGCCGTCCGACACCTCAGTGACCGTGGCCTGTACACAGCTTCCAAATG GGCAGCGGAGCAATTGATGGGAATAGAACAAGACCCTTCAAAGCACACCCCGTCACATACCAGATTCCAGCGTGGCAGCTCCAGCATCCGTCGTCGCTTCCGCAGCACTAATGCCGGAGATTCATCGACCACCCCTTCTGCCGGGATGTCATATGTTGCCACACCGACAATGATGGGGATGGAAGAGTATGATTATGATCCGATTGACGGTGATATTTATCTGCTGGCAAAGTCTTACTTTGACTGCAAGGAGTATAGGAGGGCTGCTCATGTGCTACGAGATCAGACTGGGAAGAAAGCAGTATTCTTGTGCTTCTACTCTCTATATTTG GCCggagaaaaacgaaaagaagaagagatgatagaactcgaggGACCTTTGGGCAAGAGTGATGCTGTGAACCGAGAACTGGTTTCTCTTGAGAAAGAACTGTCAACACTGCATAAAAATGGAACAATTGACCCTTTTGGTCTCTATGTGTATGGACTTGTCCTCAAGGAGAAAGGCAGTGAGAATATCGCTAGGTCTGTGCTTGCTGAGTCTGTGAATAACTACCCTTGGAACTGGAGTGCTTGGTCTGAGCTACAAGTCTTGTGTACCACAAGTGAGGCATTAAATAGTCTTAATCTCAATAATCACTGGATGAAGGACTTTTTCCTTGCCAGTGCTTACCAAGAACTCCGGATGCTTAACGAATCCTTGGCAAAGTATGAATATTTACAAGGAACTTTCACTTGCAGCAATTACATACAAGCTCAAATAGCTAAAGCTCAATATAATCTCAGGGAGTTCGAACAGGTGGAAATTATATTCGAAGAACTCTTAAGAAACGATCCTTATAGGATTGAAGATATGGATATGTATTCCAATGTGCTCTATGCCAAGGAATGTTTCTCTGCGTTGAGTTATCTAGCCCACCGTGTGTTCTTGACTGATAAATACCGACCTGAGTCATGTTGCATAATTGGAAACTATTACAGTTTGAAAGGGCAGCATGAAAAGTCGGTTGTGTATTTCCGTAGGGCTCTTAAGCTGAATAAGAATTACTTATCAGCATGGACTCTTATGGGTCACGAGTACGTGGAGATGAAGAACACCTCAGCTGCAATTGATGCCTATCGAAGGGCGGTAGATATAAATTGTTGTGACTTTAGAGCTTGGTATGGATTAGGCCAGGCATATGAAATGATGGGAATGCCCTTTTATGcacttcattattttaaaaaatcagtgTTCTTGCAGCCAAATGATTCTCGCTTGTGGATTGCAATGGCTCAGTGCTATGAAACCGAGCAACTTCATATGCTCGAAGAAGCCATCAAATGTTATAAACGAGCAGCGAATTGCAATGACAGGGAAGCCATTGCTCTCCACCAGTTGGCAAAGCTTCACTGTGAACTTGGACATACCGAAGAGGCGGCATTTTATTACAAGAAGGATTTGGAGAGAATGGAGGCTGAAGAGAGGGAAGGGCCAAATATGGTCGAAGCATTGATGTTTCTTGCTCAACATTGTAAAAACCAGGAGAAATTTGATGAAGCAGAACTTTATTGTGCTCGTCTTCTTGACTATACTGGGCCA GAGAAAGAGACTGCAAAGAATCTTCTTCGAGGAATAAGATACTCGAGGGATGTCGAGCACTTCCCTCCttaa
- the LOC142520092 gene encoding uncharacterized protein LOC142520092 isoform X2: MMVSFNLSLSSLEGPSSSAVILKFELLYSPVLENRYNIQACLDSCPAAIHEFRLPPKALLGLHAYCPVHFDAFHAALVDVSVHGCLLKNGVYTSSLKVPSDPRANEEDIIGENNKSKHVILVKALSSARDILTEEFQKISNAINQPIDIKHITSNELFGFTPTSDSTMPGAEVLTVVSSKHGNVSEKPNGEVDIQTDVFLHSLSEDKLLRVFDSIGNQMFYLWSIFLNFHRANIKKILEFLRNKWASDRKAEWSIWMVYTKVEMPHQYISSVVDESSYNVLRGKAPVLRKLTSDPANTAAMRAELHRRSIAQMRINNRSIQDMHIFGDPSRIPIVIVERVVSAPLRSTSGNSYFSQLEQKDTNSLIGGYGPDHTDKLSNATSIRQNGRTLKIVIFVHGFQGHHLDLRLVRNQWLLIDPKAEFLMSEINEEKTSGDFREMGQRLAQEVVSFIKKKMDKVSRSGVLRTIKLSFVGHSIGNIILRTALSESIMEPYLRYLHTYLSVSGPHLGYLYSSNSLFNGGLWLLKKLKGTQCIHQLTFTDDPDLQNTFLYKLCKQKTLENFKSIILLSSPQDGYVPYHSARIEMCPASSGDYSKKGKIFLEMLNDCLDQIRAPSSEHRVFMRCDVNFDISLQGRNLNTIIGRAAHIEFLETDIFARFIMWSFPDLFI; the protein is encoded by the exons ATGATGGTCTCTTTTAACTTATCTCTTAGCAGTCTTGAG GGTCCATCCTCATCTGCTGTTATTCTGAAGTTTGAACTTTTGTACTCTCCCGTGTTGGAGAACAG GTACAATATTCAGGCTTGTTTGGACTCATGCCCTGCTGCCATACATGAATTTCGACTCCCTCCTAAAGCACTTTTGGGGTTGCATGCTTATTGCCCAGTTCATTTCGATGCTTTTCATGCTGCATTAGTTGATGTAAGTGTGCATGGCTGCCTGCTGAAAAATGGGGTTTACACTTCCTCGCTGAAGGTACCCAG TGACCCTCGAGCTAATGAAGAAGATATTATTGGAGAGAATAATAAGTCCAAGCAT GTTATTCTTGTTAAGGCATTATCAAGTGCCCGTGACATACTAACAGAAGAGTTTCAAAAGATCAGCAATGCTATCAATCAACCAATTgatataaaacatattacttCTAATGAGTTGTTTGGTTTCACTCCAACATCAGATTCGACAATGCCCGGTGCTGAAGTTTTAACAGTAGTTTCAAGTAAACATGGCAATGTATCTGAG AAACCAAATGGTGAAgttgatattcagactgatgtttTTCTCCATTCATTATCTGAGGATAAACTACTGAGGGTATTTGATTCCATCGGCAATCAAATGTTCTACTTATGGAGTATATTTTTGAACTTTCACAG GGCTAACATAAAGAagattcttgaatttcttcGTAACAAGTGGGCCAGTGATCGGAAAGCTGAATGGTCAATCTGGATGGTTTACACTAAGGTCGAGATGCCTCACCAGTATATTAGCAGTGTGGTAGATGAATCCTCTTATAATGTATTACGTGGTAAAGCGCCAGTTTTACGGAAGTTAACTAGCGAT CCTGCAAATACTGCAGCTATGAGAGCGGAGCTTCATAGGCGAAGTATTGCACAAATGAGG ATCAACAATCGGTCTATTCAAGACATGCATATATTTGGAGATCCATCACGCATCCCTATTGTCATAGTTGAACGAGTTGTTAGTGCACCTTTACGTTCAACAAGTGGAAATTCTTATTTCAGTCAACTGGAACAGAAAGATACAAATAGCTTGATTGGTGGGTATGGGCCTGACCATACTGACAAGTTATCGAATGCTACCAGCATTCGCCAAAATGGTCGGACTCTGAAGATCGTAATATTTGTCCATGGCTTCCAG GGACATCATTTGGATTTACGGCTCGTCAGAAATCAGTGGCTTCTAATAGACCCAAAGGCTGAGTTTCTTATGTCAGAGATTAATGAGGAGAAAACATCTGGAGATTTTAGAGAAATGGGACAAAGGCTTGCACAAGAAGTCGTATCTTTTATAAAAAAGAAGATGGATAAGGTGTCTAGATCTGGAGTCTTAAGAACCATCAAGCTTAGTTTTGTTGGACATTCCATTGGAAACATCATATTGAGAACTGCGCTATCAG AGAGCATTATGGAACCTTATTTGAGATACCTGCATACGTATCTTTCTGTCTCTGGTCCACATCTTGGTTATCTTTATAGTTCGAACTCTTTATTTAATGGGGGTTTGTGGCTCTTGAAGAAGCTCAAGGGCACACAGTGCATTCATCAACTGACTTTTACTGACGATCCTGATCTCCAAAACACCTTCTTGTACAAACTCTGCAAG CAAAAGACCTTGGAAAACTTCAAAAGCATTATTCTATTGTCTTCACCGCAG GATGGCTATGTTCCATACCATTCAGCTAGGATTGAAATGTGCCCTGCATCTTCAGGAGACTACTCCAAAAAGGGCAAAATATTCCTGGAGATGCTGAACGATTGCTTGGACCAAATACGAGCCCCATCTTCTGAGCACCGTGTCTTCATGCGTTGTGACGTCAACTTCGACATCTCTCTCCAAGGACGGAACTTGAATACCATAATTGGACGAGCTGCTCATATCGAGTTCTTGGAGACTGACATCTTTGCAAGGTTTATAATGTGGTCGTTCCCTGATTTGTTTATTTGA
- the LOC142520092 gene encoding uncharacterized protein LOC142520092 isoform X1 — MSLLLQRLKWFVTGFNKSTSLNPKRLNSADVKPFPLVHLPEQQKKQSVKPNNLKPNSENFKLPMLEAVYEVAVYIHRFHNLDLFQQGWYQIRITMRWEDSEHGSLGTPARVVQYEAPDVGSEDVYGVWRIDDTDHSFSTQPFRIRYARQDILLSMMVSFNLSLSSLEGPSSSAVILKFELLYSPVLENRYNIQACLDSCPAAIHEFRLPPKALLGLHAYCPVHFDAFHAALVDVSVHGCLLKNGVYTSSLKVPSDPRANEEDIIGENNKSKHVILVKALSSARDILTEEFQKISNAINQPIDIKHITSNELFGFTPTSDSTMPGAEVLTVVSSKHGNVSEKPNGEVDIQTDVFLHSLSEDKLLRVFDSIGNQMFYLWSIFLNFHRANIKKILEFLRNKWASDRKAEWSIWMVYTKVEMPHQYISSVVDESSYNVLRGKAPVLRKLTSDPANTAAMRAELHRRSIAQMRINNRSIQDMHIFGDPSRIPIVIVERVVSAPLRSTSGNSYFSQLEQKDTNSLIGGYGPDHTDKLSNATSIRQNGRTLKIVIFVHGFQGHHLDLRLVRNQWLLIDPKAEFLMSEINEEKTSGDFREMGQRLAQEVVSFIKKKMDKVSRSGVLRTIKLSFVGHSIGNIILRTALSESIMEPYLRYLHTYLSVSGPHLGYLYSSNSLFNGGLWLLKKLKGTQCIHQLTFTDDPDLQNTFLYKLCKQKTLENFKSIILLSSPQDGYVPYHSARIEMCPASSGDYSKKGKIFLEMLNDCLDQIRAPSSEHRVFMRCDVNFDISLQGRNLNTIIGRAAHIEFLETDIFARFIMWSFPDLFI; from the exons ATGTCATTGTTACTTCAACGTCTCAAATGGTTTGTTACTGGTTTTAATAAATCAACATCTTTGAATCCCAAGCGCTTGAACAGTGCTGATGTAAAGCCTTTCCCCCTTGTACACTTGCCTgagcaacaaaagaaacaatCAGTGAAGCCGAACAATCTCAAGCCTAACAGTGAAAATTTTAAACTACCAATGCTGGAGGCTGTTTATGAGGTTGCTGTTTATATTCATCGGTTTCACAACCTTGATTTATTTCAGCAAGG ATGGTATCAAATTCGCATTACGATGAGATGGGAAGATAGTGAACATGGTTCTCTGGGAACTCCAGCAAGAGTTGTTCAATATGAAG CTCCTGATGTGGGATCTGAAGATGTGTATGGAGTCTGGAGAATTGATGACACTGACCACAGCTTTTCAACACAGCCTTTTCGAATCAGATACGCGAGGCAGGATATTCTTTTGTCAATGATGGTCTCTTTTAACTTATCTCTTAGCAGTCTTGAG GGTCCATCCTCATCTGCTGTTATTCTGAAGTTTGAACTTTTGTACTCTCCCGTGTTGGAGAACAG GTACAATATTCAGGCTTGTTTGGACTCATGCCCTGCTGCCATACATGAATTTCGACTCCCTCCTAAAGCACTTTTGGGGTTGCATGCTTATTGCCCAGTTCATTTCGATGCTTTTCATGCTGCATTAGTTGATGTAAGTGTGCATGGCTGCCTGCTGAAAAATGGGGTTTACACTTCCTCGCTGAAGGTACCCAG TGACCCTCGAGCTAATGAAGAAGATATTATTGGAGAGAATAATAAGTCCAAGCAT GTTATTCTTGTTAAGGCATTATCAAGTGCCCGTGACATACTAACAGAAGAGTTTCAAAAGATCAGCAATGCTATCAATCAACCAATTgatataaaacatattacttCTAATGAGTTGTTTGGTTTCACTCCAACATCAGATTCGACAATGCCCGGTGCTGAAGTTTTAACAGTAGTTTCAAGTAAACATGGCAATGTATCTGAG AAACCAAATGGTGAAgttgatattcagactgatgtttTTCTCCATTCATTATCTGAGGATAAACTACTGAGGGTATTTGATTCCATCGGCAATCAAATGTTCTACTTATGGAGTATATTTTTGAACTTTCACAG GGCTAACATAAAGAagattcttgaatttcttcGTAACAAGTGGGCCAGTGATCGGAAAGCTGAATGGTCAATCTGGATGGTTTACACTAAGGTCGAGATGCCTCACCAGTATATTAGCAGTGTGGTAGATGAATCCTCTTATAATGTATTACGTGGTAAAGCGCCAGTTTTACGGAAGTTAACTAGCGAT CCTGCAAATACTGCAGCTATGAGAGCGGAGCTTCATAGGCGAAGTATTGCACAAATGAGG ATCAACAATCGGTCTATTCAAGACATGCATATATTTGGAGATCCATCACGCATCCCTATTGTCATAGTTGAACGAGTTGTTAGTGCACCTTTACGTTCAACAAGTGGAAATTCTTATTTCAGTCAACTGGAACAGAAAGATACAAATAGCTTGATTGGTGGGTATGGGCCTGACCATACTGACAAGTTATCGAATGCTACCAGCATTCGCCAAAATGGTCGGACTCTGAAGATCGTAATATTTGTCCATGGCTTCCAG GGACATCATTTGGATTTACGGCTCGTCAGAAATCAGTGGCTTCTAATAGACCCAAAGGCTGAGTTTCTTATGTCAGAGATTAATGAGGAGAAAACATCTGGAGATTTTAGAGAAATGGGACAAAGGCTTGCACAAGAAGTCGTATCTTTTATAAAAAAGAAGATGGATAAGGTGTCTAGATCTGGAGTCTTAAGAACCATCAAGCTTAGTTTTGTTGGACATTCCATTGGAAACATCATATTGAGAACTGCGCTATCAG AGAGCATTATGGAACCTTATTTGAGATACCTGCATACGTATCTTTCTGTCTCTGGTCCACATCTTGGTTATCTTTATAGTTCGAACTCTTTATTTAATGGGGGTTTGTGGCTCTTGAAGAAGCTCAAGGGCACACAGTGCATTCATCAACTGACTTTTACTGACGATCCTGATCTCCAAAACACCTTCTTGTACAAACTCTGCAAG CAAAAGACCTTGGAAAACTTCAAAAGCATTATTCTATTGTCTTCACCGCAG GATGGCTATGTTCCATACCATTCAGCTAGGATTGAAATGTGCCCTGCATCTTCAGGAGACTACTCCAAAAAGGGCAAAATATTCCTGGAGATGCTGAACGATTGCTTGGACCAAATACGAGCCCCATCTTCTGAGCACCGTGTCTTCATGCGTTGTGACGTCAACTTCGACATCTCTCTCCAAGGACGGAACTTGAATACCATAATTGGACGAGCTGCTCATATCGAGTTCTTGGAGACTGACATCTTTGCAAGGTTTATAATGTGGTCGTTCCCTGATTTGTTTATTTGA